From the genome of Desulfovibrio sp. JY:
CCGGATGGCGGATTTTCGCAAGTCGCTTTTCGCGCTCATGTCCCGCAACGCCCGACCGGCCACGGCCTACTTCGGCCTGCCGCCGGGACGCGTGGTGGAACTTGGCGTTCAGGTGGAGTTGTAGGAAAGGGAGGAGAAGAGGGTGCGAGAGGGGAAACCCTTTAAAAAGGGTTCTCCCCTCTCGCGCTCTCCCCTTCCTAAATTTTTCAATGGCTACGCTTTCACCGTAACAACTTAATTCTATTAAGAGTCTTTGGAAGGGGGGTCTGGGGGGAGAACCTTTCTGCAAGAAAGGTTCTCCCCCCAGCGCCTTTTGGGCAACCACGCGCAATCGCTGACGCCCTTGACCCGAATCGTTTCCTGCCGTAACCGCAAGGCGCGGCGCGGACCACCCGGCAATCCGCTTCCCGCCGCAAAATGAGGAGCGCATGACCGACACGCCTGAAAAAGACGCCATCGACAATATCCCAGCCACGACCGGCGACGCCGCTACGCCCGCCGAAACCGCTCCGGGCACGCCCGATGCCGGAGTCCCGGGCGGCAACCCGCCGCCGCCTCCGGCCGATCCCCCCGCCCCTGCCGGCGGCGCCGCCACCCCGCCGGCGACCACGCCGCCGCCTTCGGCCGAAAAGCATGGGGATATGAAGGAAGCGCCGCTTCTCGAACACCTGGTCGAATTGCGCACGCGCCTGGTGCGTTGTCTGATCGCCGTGGGCGTCGGCTTCGCCGCCTGCTACGCCTTCGCCGAAAAGCTGCTCGAAATCCTGCTGCTGCCGCTCATGAACGTCATGCCCGGCGGCAGCAAGCTTATCGCCACCAGCCTGCCGGAAACCTTTTTCACCGTCATGAAGCTGGCGCTGGTAGCCGGCGCGTTCGTGGCCAGCCCGTACATCTTCTATCAACTCTGGAAATTCGTCGCCCCGGGGCTCTACAAGGAAGAGCGCAAGATCATCATCCCCGTGGCCGTGGCCACGGCCGTGTTCTTCGTCGGCGGCGCGCTTTTCGGCTATTTCATCGTGTTTCCGTTCGGGTTCAAGTTCTTCGTGGACTACGCCTCGAACTACATCACGGTCATGCCGACCATCAGCGCCTACTTTTCGCTGGCCGTAACCCTGCTTTTCGCCTTCGGCATCATCTTCGAGCTGCCGGTCTTCATCTTCTTCCTGACCAGCCTCGGGCTCGTCACCACCAAGGCGCTGCGCAAGTTCCGCCGCTGGGCCATCCTGTTGAGCTTCATCGTGGCCGCCGTCCTCACCCCGACCCCGGACGCCGTGAACCAGCTGCTCATGGCGGGCCCCATGGTCGTCCTCTACGAACTGGGCATCTGGGTGTCCTGGTTCGTGGACAAGTCGCGCAAGGAGGAAAAGGCGCGCAAGCAGGCCGCGGCAGCCGAGGCCGCGCAGTCCGGTGCCACGAAGACCGCCCAGGCCGACGGCGCGGACGCCAAGGCCCAAACGGCCGAGGAAAAGGCCGCAACCAAGGGAAAAGCGGATCAGGCCGCTGCGGCAACGACGCCGAAAACCGACGGCCCTGACGACGGCTCCCAGGCCTGATAACAGCCCGCATTCACAGCCAGAAAGGGGGACGCACCGGCAGGTTGCCGGCGTCCCCCTTGACTTCGGCTCCAAGACACGGCATACGTAGACTACAAGCAACGGTTGTCGCCTTCCGGCAGATGCAAGACCGGGATCGCCGTTGCTGCCTGAAAAACCATCCGCATCGGGCAGCCTCAACGGCGACCGCGTCCCACCCGCGACCAACCAAATCCTTGTCGCAACGACCGCATCATGATGCCTCACGTCGTTGCTCCGCTCCGCGCCGGCTGTCGGCTCCGGGGCGAATCCTCTCGCTACGCGAGCCACTCCACCACGCGGACGAACCGAGACGGCCTGCCCTGTCGGCAGGCCCATAGGCCCTCCCCTCTCCAAGGCGTCCCGCCCACGCGGACGCCGGTGCGCATGGCCTCCTCGGCGTCTCGAAGCCATGGAGCGACGATGCGACATATTTATTTTACCATACTCACCCTGGCCCTGGCCGCGACACTGCTCGCCCAACCAGGCTGCGCCAGGACCCGCGACGCCAAGCAAAGCGCCCTGCAGGCATCCCAGGCTCCAAACGCCGCCAAAACACCACCCTCCCTCGCCCTGGGCCAAATCGTCGATCCCGGCTCCCTGTTTATCGCGACATCCTCCGCCCCCACCAAGACCCTGCGCGTCAAAGCCATGGCCTACACGGCCTGTTCGGTGGGGAAAAAGAAGTCCAAACGCAAGGCCCGCACAGCGCGCGGCGCCTGGGGCGACACCCTCACCCCCGGCATCAAGGCCGTGGCCGTCTCGCCCGACCTGCTGGAAATGGGCCTCGATCACGGCGACGTCATCACCATCGAAGGACTGCCCGGCCAGTACAAGGTGCTCGACGTCATGCACAGCCGCCACGACAAAAGCATCGACATCTTCTACGGAGACGATCAGTGCGGCGCCATCCAATGGGGCCGCCGCAGCCTGACCATCAGTTGGCAGGGAGATTAGGGAAGGGAAAGGAAAGAAGTGCGAGAGGGGAACCCTTTTTGAAAAAAGGGTTCCCCTCTCGCGCTCTCCCCTCCCCAAAACTTTCAACGGTCACGCTTGGTATAACGTCACCATGCCGTAACCTTTGAAAGTTTTTTGAAAGGGGGTCCGGGGGGAAACTTTTTTTCAAAAAAGTTTCCCCCCGGCATCATTTGTATCCCCGCCCTATGGCAGGACTTCGATCAGCACGTAGCGGGCGGCGAAGCCCAGGGCGTAGACGCAGACAAGGACAAGAAAACAGGCCGTAAAAAGGCCGCGTCCGCCCCTTCCCTCGGCCAGCTTGGCCAGGACAAAGCCCGCGACCATGGCCAGCAGGATACCGAAGCCCAGGGCCAGGGCCACCTTTTCGAGCGATACGTCGACCATCTCTTTTCCCTCTTACGATCACACAGCCCGCCCCAGGCCCTGGTTCCTCTCCCCCCATCAAAGGGGGGCCGGGGGGAATTCCCCCCGACGGGGTCCAGGGCAGCGCCCCTGGTGGGGAAGTCCGGAAGGGGCAACGCCCTTTCCGGCTACCGCTGATCAAGCGGCACGTAGGGCCGGGGCGGTGGGCCGATGTAGATCTGGCGCGGCCGATGGATGCGGGTGGTGGGGTCGCGGTTTTCCTCGCGCCAGTGGGCGATCCAGCCGGGCATACGGCCGATGGCGAACATGACCGGGAACATGTTGACCGGAATGCCGAGCTCCCGCAGGATGATGCCGGAATAAAAGTCCACATTGGGATAGAGCTTGCGGCTCTTGAAGTAGTCGTCGGAGAGCGCCGCCTCCTCCAGCTCCCGGGCGATGTCCATGAGCGGGTCGTTGCCGCCGCCCTGCATGACCAGCTCGTGGGCGGCTTTTTTGAGCACCTGGGCCCGGGGGTCGAAGTTCTTGTAGACCCGGTGGCCGAAGCCCATGAGCCGGCGTTCCTTGCGCTTGACCATCTCCAGATACGACTTGACCTTGTGGCGGCCGGACAGGATCTGTTCGAGCATCTCGATGACCGCGGCGTTGGCTCCGCCGTGGAGCCTCCCCCACAGGGCGCAGATGCCCGAGGACACGCTGGCGAAAAGGTTGGCCTGGGTGGAGCCGACCATGCGCACGGTGGAGCAGGAGCAGTTCTGCTCGTGGTCGGCGTGGACCACCAGGAACAGCGACAAGGCCGACACGGCCTGGGGCGTGGGCTCGAAGTCGCGGTTGGGCATGGAAAACATCATGTGCAGGAAGTTGCGGCAATAGCTGAGGTTCGGGTCCGGATACATGAAGGGCAGGCCCAGGGATTTGCGGTAGCTGAAGGCCGCGATGGTGCGCACCTTGCTGACGAGCTTGGCCACGGCCTTGGTGAAGGTGTCCATGTTCTGGATCTCGAGCAGCTCCGGATGGTAGTTGCCGAGGGAATTGATCACGGCGGACAGAATGGCCATGGGCTGGCCGCCCGGCGGGAAACCGTCGAAATGGTGGAGCAGCCCCTCGTGGAGCAGCTCGTGTTCGGACAGCAGGGTGCGAAAGGCCGTTCGTTCTTCCGCGGTCGGGAGTTTGCCGAAGATCAGCAGCATGGCCGTTTCGATGAACGAACTTTTTTCGGCCAGCTGCTCGATGGGAATGCCGCGGTAGCGCAGAATGCCCTTTTCGCCGTCGACGAAGGTGATGGCCGACTGGCAGGAGCCGGTGTTGGCGTAGCCGGGATCGAAGGTCAAAAGGCTCGCGTCTTTTTCCAGGGAAGTGACGTCGATGCCCACCTCGCCTTCGCTGCCGACGACCACGGGCAGTTCCAGGGTCGTATCGCCGTATGTAAGGGTGGCGGTTTTGCGTTCGCGCATGGGACTCCTCGTTTCCGCGTGAAGGGGAGAATGGCCGCAAGCGGCCTGGCGTCTGGGTTGCAAGATCGCTTAAGGAAAAGTATACAAAAATAATTCGGCTTTGTCTCGCGGCCCAAGCGCCCCTCCGCATGCGGCAATCCCCCATGCCCGCCGCTGCCGGCGCGCCACAGCCCGCCGCCGCCGACAGCACGGCGCCGCATCGCATCCCCCCAACCGCCGCCCCTGCCCTTGGCCTGAACAATCACGCTTCCGGCCGGCCTCTGACAGTTTGGGAAAATATTTTTTTCCTGTATTTAAAATAGCCTAAATGCATTCTCCGTAAAATTACCGCCCTATCTCCGCATTTTTCCAGATAAAAGCGTGACTGTTTGTGCCAACCGTTGCGCAATCCGTTTTTTTTTGCCCGCATCCATCCTTTTTCCTAGAAAAGTAGTGTGCCTGATCAAAGATAGCGGTCTGCTGCCCGGCAACCGGCCGGGGCATGCGCAACTGGAAAAAGGAGGCGGTATGGGCATTTCGCGTCGTGGGTTCATGAAACTGACTGGGGCCGGCTTGGTCTGCCTGGGAATAAAGGACCTGGGCTTTGGCGTCCGGTCGGCGGCGGCCTACGCAGCCCCCCTCAAGATCGAGGGATGTAAGGAGATTTTGACCATTTGCGGGTTTTGCTCCTGCGGCTGCAACATCATCATGTCCGTCAAGGACGGCCAACTGATCAGCTCCGAAGGCGACCCGGACTATCCGGTGAGCGAGGGGGCGCTTTGCGCCAAGGGCGCGGCCTTCCTGTCCATGCACAAAAACCCCCACCGGCTGCAAAAGCCCCAGTACCGGGCGCCCGGCAGCGACAAGTGGGAGGAGAAGGACTGGGACTTCGTGCTTGGCCGCATCGCCCAGCGGGTCAAGGACACCCGGGACAAGGACTTCATCCTCAAAAACGACAAGGGGCAGACTGTCAACCGGGTGGAGACGCTGTTCCAGCTCGGCACCTCGCAGATGGACAACGAGGAATGCGCCGTTTCGCACCAAATGCTTCGCAGCCTGGGGGTCGTGTACATGGACCACCAGGCACGCGTCTGACACAGCGCCACTGTAGCGGCTCTGGCAGAGTCGTTCGGACGCGGCGCGATGACGAATCACTGGATTGACATCAAGAATGCCAACGCTGTCCTCATCATGGGCAGCAACGCAGCCGAGCACCATCCCATCTCTTTCAAATGGGTGCTTGCGGCCAAGGACGCCGGGGCGACGGTCATGCACATCGACCCCAAGTTCTCGCGGACCTCGGCCAGATCCGATTTTCACGTGCCGCTTCGCTCGGGCACCGACATCGCCTTCATGGGCGGCATGGTCAAATACATCCTGGACAAGGACCTGATCCACAAGGATTACGTGGTCCAGTACACCAACGCGGCCTTTGTTGTTGGCGACGGCTATTCCTTCAAGGACGGCCTGTTCGCCGGCTACGACGCGGCCACGCGCAAGTACGACCGCAAGAAATGGGGCTTCGCGCTGGACAAGGAAGGCGTGCCCGTACGGGACATGACGCTTAAAAATCCCCGTTGCGTCTACCAGCTCATGAAGAAGCACTACAGCCGCTACAACCTGGACAAGGTTTCGGCGGTCACCGGCGTGCCCAAGGACAAGCTGCTCAAGGTGTACGACATCTACGCCGCCACCCATGCCCCGGACAAGGCCGGCACGGTCATGTACGCCCTGGGCTGGACCCAGCATTCGGTGGGCGTGCAGAACATCCGGCTGGCCGCCATCATCCAGCTGCTACTCGGCAACATCGGCGTGGCCGGCGGCGGCATCAACGCCCTGCGCGGCGAGCCCAACGTCCAGGGCTCCACCGACCACTGCATCCTGTGGCACATCCTGCCCGGCTACCTGCCCGTGCCCCGGGCCGACTGGCCGACGCTGGCCGATTACCAGAAGGCCAACACACCGGTCACCCACGATCCCAAAAGCGCCAACTGGTGGGGCAACCGGCCCAAGTACATGGTGAGCCTGCTCAAGGGCTGGATGGGCGAGGCCGGCACGCCGGAGAACGGCTTCGGCTACGACTGGATGCCCAAGGTCGAACCGGGCAAGGACTATTCCACGCTGTTCCTGTTCGACAACATGTACAAAGGCAAGGTGCGCGGCGGCTTCATCTACGGCCACAACCCCTGCCAGAGCATGCCCAACTCCAGCAAGATCCGAAAGGCCATGGACAATCTGGACTGGCTGGTCGTTGGCGAAATCCACAACACCGAGACCAGCGACTTCTGGCATCGTCCCGGGGTCGATCCCAAGGACGTCAAGACCGAGGTCTTCCTGCTGCCCTCCTGCCAGCGCGGCGAAAAGGACGGCACCATCTCCAACTCCGGCCGCTGGCACATGTGGCACTTCAAGGGCATCGAACCCATGGGCGAAAGCAAGTCCATGGGCTGGATGGTCGTGGAGATCATGAACCGCGTGCGCGATCTCTACAAGAAGGAGAAAGGCGCCTTCCCGGAACCGGTCGTCAACCTGGATTGGCCGGAGCACTACGACGCCGATTACATGGCCAGGAAGATCAACGGCTGGTACACCCGCGACGTCACCGTGGGCGACAAGACGCATAAAAAGGGCGAACAGGTGGCAAGCTTCGTCGCCCTGGCCGACGACGGCTCGACCATCAGCCTCAACTGGCTCTACAGCGGCTGCTACGGCCCCTCGGGCAACCTGTCCAAGCGCCGCGACCCGGCCCAGACGCCCATGCAGGCCAAAATCGGCCTTTACCCGGGCTTTTCTTGGGCCTGGCCGGTCAACCGCCGCATCCTCTACAACCGTGCTTCCGTGGACCTCAACGGCAAACCGTTCAGCGCGGACAAGCCGGTCATCGAGTGGAAGGACGGCAAATGGGTGGGCGATGTGCCGGACGGCGGCTGGCCGCCCATGGCCGACCCCAAGGGCAAGTACCCGTTTATCATGCAGACCGAGGGCCACGGTCAGGCCTACGGCCCCGGCCGGGTGGACGGCCCCCTGCCGGAACACTACGAGCCGGCCGAGACGCCCCTTGTCGCCAACCCCTTCTCCAAGCAGCTGAGCAACCCCTGCATGCTGCTGGCGGAAAGCGACATGGACATCCTGGCCAAGCCCGGTGATCCAAAATACCCCGTGGTGCTGACCACCTACGGCGTGACCGAGCACTGGTGCGGCGGCGGCGACACGAGAAACACCCCGGTGCTGCTCGAAGCCGAGCCCCAGCTCTACGTGGAGATGGACCCCGAGCTGGCCAAGAAACAGGGAATCAAAAACGGCGATCCCGTGGTCATCGAAAGCATCCGGGGCAAGGTCGAGGCCATCGCCATGGTCACCGTGCGCATGACGCCGCTTACGGTGCAGGGCAAGACCGTGCACCTGGTCGGCATGCCGTTTTGCTTCGGCTGGACCACGCCTGGCGTCGGCGACGCCACCAACCGGCTGACCCCGTCCGTGGCCGACCCCAATACCGCCATTCCCGAGTACAAGGCCTGCATGGTCAATGTGCGCAAGGCGGACAAGGTCACGGAACTCTTCGTCTAAACCCGCTGCCGGCCGGGAGCGGAAACGCTCCCGGCCGGTCACGATAAAGGAGCGTGGTCATGCCCAAGGCGTTTTTCATCAACACCTCGCGCTGCACCGCCTGTCGCGGCTGCCAGATCGCCTGCAAGGAATGGCACGGCAACAAGGCCGTGCCCACCCGCCAGCGGGGAACCCATCAAAACCCGCCGGACCTCACCCCCTTCAACTATAAACTGGTGCGCTTCGCCGAACACTTAATCGACGGCCGGGTGCAATGGCTCTTCTTCCCGGACCAGTGCCGGCACTGCATCAACCCGCCCTGCAAGGACGTGGCGGACTCCTTCATGCCCGGGGCCATCGTCCAGGACGAGGCCACCGGCGCGGTCCTCTACACCGACAAGACCAAGGAACTCACCATCGACCAGGCCCAGGAAGTGCGCGACGCCTGCCCCTACAACATCCCCCGCCGCGACGAGGACACGGGACTCGTGCGCAAGTGCGACATGTGCATCGACCGGGTCCAGGCCGGCATGAAGCCCGCCTGCGTCCATACCTGCTGCACCGGCACCATGAACTTCGGCGAGCGCGACGCCATGCTGGACCTGGCCCACAAGACCCTGGCCAAGGTCAAGGAAAAAAGCCCCAAGGCGCAGCTTCTCGACGAGGACGACATCAACGTCATCTTCCTCGTCACCGAGCCGCGCAAACTCTACCACGAATACGCCGAACGCCGGGAGCCCAAGGGCGGTCCCATGACCCGGCAGGCGTTCCTGGCCATGCTGGCCCGGCCCATGAACCGCATGCGCGGTTAGGAGAGGAGATGGGGAGAAGCTGGGGGGAAACCTTTCTTGCAGAAAGGTTCTCCCCCCAGACCCCCTTTCCAAAGACTTTTAATAGAATGAAGTTGTTACGGTGAGAATCGTAGCCATTGAAAACTTTAGGAAGGGGAGAGCGCGAGAGGGGACAACCCTTTTTAAAGGGTTTCCCCTCTCGCACCCTCTTGCCCCTCTTCCCTCCGCAAAGGAGCCCTAGCCATGAGCGCTTGCACACCGGCCGAAGTGACGGGCCTTGACGCGATCCTGCCGGCTTTTTCCGCCCTGGCCGCCCTGCGCCGGGAGGCAGCCGCCGCGTTGCCCGACTGGCCCTTGGAAATCCCCCACGATCCCGACGCGTTCGCGGCGGGCGAACCGCTGCTTGCCTTGCTGCCCGCTCACCGGCTGGCCCCGGGCTTTCTGGCTGCCGCCGAGTTGATGTTGCCGCGGCTCGGAGAAATTTTTCCGCCCCTGGCCCGGGAGACGACGGTGCTCGGCCAGGCGCTGGCCATGGGACCCCGCGCGGCCGAACCGCTGCTTGCCGCCTATACCGACGCCCGCCTGGAGGACATCGCCCTG
Proteins encoded in this window:
- the tatC gene encoding twin-arginine translocase subunit TatC encodes the protein MTDTPEKDAIDNIPATTGDAATPAETAPGTPDAGVPGGNPPPPPADPPAPAGGAATPPATTPPPSAEKHGDMKEAPLLEHLVELRTRLVRCLIAVGVGFAACYAFAEKLLEILLLPLMNVMPGGSKLIATSLPETFFTVMKLALVAGAFVASPYIFYQLWKFVAPGLYKEERKIIIPVAVATAVFFVGGALFGYFIVFPFGFKFFVDYASNYITVMPTISAYFSLAVTLLFAFGIIFELPVFIFFLTSLGLVTTKALRKFRRWAILLSFIVAAVLTPTPDAVNQLLMAGPMVVLYELGIWVSWFVDKSRKEEKARKQAAAAEAAQSGATKTAQADGADAKAQTAEEKAATKGKADQAAAATTPKTDGPDDGSQA
- a CDS encoding 3D domain-containing protein, whose product is MRHIYFTILTLALAATLLAQPGCARTRDAKQSALQASQAPNAAKTPPSLALGQIVDPGSLFIATSSAPTKTLRVKAMAYTACSVGKKKSKRKARTARGAWGDTLTPGIKAVAVSPDLLEMGLDHGDVITIEGLPGQYKVLDVMHSRHDKSIDIFYGDDQCGAIQWGRRSLTISWQGD
- a CDS encoding citrate synthase → MRERKTATLTYGDTTLELPVVVGSEGEVGIDVTSLEKDASLLTFDPGYANTGSCQSAITFVDGEKGILRYRGIPIEQLAEKSSFIETAMLLIFGKLPTAEERTAFRTLLSEHELLHEGLLHHFDGFPPGGQPMAILSAVINSLGNYHPELLEIQNMDTFTKAVAKLVSKVRTIAAFSYRKSLGLPFMYPDPNLSYCRNFLHMMFSMPNRDFEPTPQAVSALSLFLVVHADHEQNCSCSTVRMVGSTQANLFASVSSGICALWGRLHGGANAAVIEMLEQILSGRHKVKSYLEMVKRKERRLMGFGHRVYKNFDPRAQVLKKAAHELVMQGGGNDPLMDIARELEEAALSDDYFKSRKLYPNVDFYSGIILRELGIPVNMFPVMFAIGRMPGWIAHWREENRDPTTRIHRPRQIYIGPPPRPYVPLDQR
- the fdnG gene encoding formate dehydrogenase-N subunit alpha produces the protein MGISRRGFMKLTGAGLVCLGIKDLGFGVRSAAAYAAPLKIEGCKEILTICGFCSCGCNIIMSVKDGQLISSEGDPDYPVSEGALCAKGAAFLSMHKNPHRLQKPQYRAPGSDKWEEKDWDFVLGRIAQRVKDTRDKDFILKNDKGQTVNRVETLFQLGTSQMDNEECAVSHQMLRSLGVVYMDHQARVUHSATVAALAESFGRGAMTNHWIDIKNANAVLIMGSNAAEHHPISFKWVLAAKDAGATVMHIDPKFSRTSARSDFHVPLRSGTDIAFMGGMVKYILDKDLIHKDYVVQYTNAAFVVGDGYSFKDGLFAGYDAATRKYDRKKWGFALDKEGVPVRDMTLKNPRCVYQLMKKHYSRYNLDKVSAVTGVPKDKLLKVYDIYAATHAPDKAGTVMYALGWTQHSVGVQNIRLAAIIQLLLGNIGVAGGGINALRGEPNVQGSTDHCILWHILPGYLPVPRADWPTLADYQKANTPVTHDPKSANWWGNRPKYMVSLLKGWMGEAGTPENGFGYDWMPKVEPGKDYSTLFLFDNMYKGKVRGGFIYGHNPCQSMPNSSKIRKAMDNLDWLVVGEIHNTETSDFWHRPGVDPKDVKTEVFLLPSCQRGEKDGTISNSGRWHMWHFKGIEPMGESKSMGWMVVEIMNRVRDLYKKEKGAFPEPVVNLDWPEHYDADYMARKINGWYTRDVTVGDKTHKKGEQVASFVALADDGSTISLNWLYSGCYGPSGNLSKRRDPAQTPMQAKIGLYPGFSWAWPVNRRILYNRASVDLNGKPFSADKPVIEWKDGKWVGDVPDGGWPPMADPKGKYPFIMQTEGHGQAYGPGRVDGPLPEHYEPAETPLVANPFSKQLSNPCMLLAESDMDILAKPGDPKYPVVLTTYGVTEHWCGGGDTRNTPVLLEAEPQLYVEMDPELAKKQGIKNGDPVVIESIRGKVEAIAMVTVRMTPLTVQGKTVHLVGMPFCFGWTTPGVGDATNRLTPSVADPNTAIPEYKACMVNVRKADKVTELFV
- a CDS encoding formate dehydrogenase; amino-acid sequence: MPKAFFINTSRCTACRGCQIACKEWHGNKAVPTRQRGTHQNPPDLTPFNYKLVRFAEHLIDGRVQWLFFPDQCRHCINPPCKDVADSFMPGAIVQDEATGAVLYTDKTKELTIDQAQEVRDACPYNIPRRDEDTGLVRKCDMCIDRVQAGMKPACVHTCCTGTMNFGERDAMLDLAHKTLAKVKEKSPKAQLLDEDDINVIFLVTEPRKLYHEYAERREPKGGPMTRQAFLAMLARPMNRMRG